Below is a genomic region from Paenibacillus rhizovicinus.
TCAACCCAGATGCATGCAAATCATCGTGCGCGAAACCCCGACCAGTTATGTGATCTATCGTCCGAAAATGCAGGAAATAATGTGATCGTATAACGATTCGAAGAGGCATGACCAGTATGCTTTCCCGCATGGGACAGGCTTCCGGTCATGCCTCTTTTCATGTATGCATTTACCGCCGTTCTTTTTAATGGATGCTTTCCGGGTGTTTGTTACATATCATAAATATGAGGGCAGAAACCTTGATCGTACGCGTTATATTCGACTATAATGAACAAACATTGACCCGTGCATCGAACGGAAAATGTTCACGTCTATTCTGGTTTTTGCAAGTCGAGAAGTAAATTGCAGTGGTTTGGGAGGGCTTGAGATGAACATTTTGCAGGCACTGTTTTTCCCCCCGGAGCAGCCGGGCGGCGTGTCCTCCATGGTTCCTTACATCCAAGATCGGTTCAATAAACTCGGCTGGACGATGGAATTGTTTTCATTGCCGAGACGAGTAAGAGGGAAGGGACAGGAGCCTGTTTCCTTCGATACGTTCGACATTGCGAATTACGAGGGAAATCCCATCGTAGATAAATACGTGCAGACCTACCGCGATTACGTCTGGTGGACGAAGCTGCGCATCAAGAAGAATTACGACATTATCCATGCGCACCACCCGATTTCCGCGCTGGTGATGAAGCAGTTGTATCCGGATACGCCGATCGTGATGACGATCCACTCCAGTTACGAGCGCGAGCTGATTCTGAACGGCAAAATCATCGAAGGCGGCTTGGAGCATCGGTTCCTTACGGCGGTCTACGGCGAGCTCGAAGCGAAGGTCGACCGGATTCTGACGCCTTCGGAATCGTTCCGGCTGTACTTGAAGCCTTTCGTCAAGGATGCAGACGGCATCCAAATCATCCCGAACGGCTTCGACGAGAAGCGTTTCCGGCCGATTTCCCATGAAAACGCGGTCGTGCAGCTGATTACCGTCTGCCGCTTGGTACCGGCTAAAGGGCTGGATGTCCTGCTGCGCGCGTGCGCAGAGCTGAAAGCGCGGGGTCACGCCTTCGTCCTCCATATCATCGGAGACGGGCCGAGCCGCGAAGAGCTGGAACAGCTCGCGATCGAGCTGAACCTGTACGACGATATTATTTTCTACGGCTATATGCTTCATCCGGAAGAGTTCATGCCGTTCTTCGACGTGTTCGTGCTGCCCTCGCGGGCGGAAGCCTTCGGCTCCGTGTTCGCCGAAGCGGCACTATGCTGGCTGGCGCTGGTCGGCACGAACGTGGGCGGGATCGCCGAACAGATCGACGACGGCATCAACGGCCTGCTGGTGGAGCCCGAGAATCCGACCGCGCTATGCAATGCGCTGGAGAAGGTCGTATCCGACCAGGATTACCGGTACAACATGGCCCGGGCGGCCTGGAACAAAGCGAAGAAGGTTTATTCCCTGCAGCGGGTCATCGCCCAGCTCAAACAGGTATATATGGAAATCAATCCGGAACCGGAAGCGGCGGAGTAAGGGAGAAGGAACATGGGCGTCTCATTTCGGTTCATACATGCCGCGGATCTTCATGTGGACAGTCCGTTCCGCGGCTTGACGGAGGTACCCTCGCATGTGCGGGAGGCGCTCCAGGCTTCGACGTTCGATGCCGTGCGGAAGCTCGTGGACGCGGCGATCGGGGAAGAAGTTGATTTTGTCGTCATTGCCGGAGATCTCTACGATTCGGCGGACCGTTCGCTTCGCGCGCAGCTGGCGCTGCAAAAGGAATGGCAGAGGCTGCATGCTCATGGCGTGCGGCTTTTTGTCATTCACGGAAATCATGATCCGCTGTCCGGGCAGCAGGCCGCGCTGCGCTGGCCGGATTCTATCCATTTCTTCGGTGCCGAACGTCCTGAACAGATGCCGGCCTATACGAAACAAGGGGAATTAGCGGCATACATAACCGGCATTTCTTATGGCTCTAGGTCCGTGACC
It encodes:
- a CDS encoding glycosyltransferase family 4 protein, with amino-acid sequence MNILQALFFPPEQPGGVSSMVPYIQDRFNKLGWTMELFSLPRRVRGKGQEPVSFDTFDIANYEGNPIVDKYVQTYRDYVWWTKLRIKKNYDIIHAHHPISALVMKQLYPDTPIVMTIHSSYERELILNGKIIEGGLEHRFLTAVYGELEAKVDRILTPSESFRLYLKPFVKDADGIQIIPNGFDEKRFRPISHENAVVQLITVCRLVPAKGLDVLLRACAELKARGHAFVLHIIGDGPSREELEQLAIELNLYDDIIFYGYMLHPEEFMPFFDVFVLPSRAEAFGSVFAEAALCWLALVGTNVGGIAEQIDDGINGLLVEPENPTALCNALEKVVSDQDYRYNMARAAWNKAKKVYSLQRVIAQLKQVYMEINPEPEAAE